From the genome of Coturnix japonica isolate 7356 unplaced genomic scaffold, Coturnix japonica 2.1 chrUnrandom2515, whole genome shotgun sequence:
ACTGCTATCTCTCCGCCCACCAACAAGACAGAGACCCAATCTTTTCTGGCAAATCTTAGGATAATAGAACTCATTTTAATAATGACCTCATAAACTCCTGGGCCAAAGAGGATTTCACTGAGTGGACATTTCATACCCTCTGCAatgcaccagcttctggaaaAGGCAATACTTCGGAGTGTTAAAAACTACACTGAAAGCAATAGTTGGCAGAACATTCATGCACTGGGATAAACTTTTAGCCCAAGCCACCTGGTTAGTCAGCACTCTGGGATCTGCCGGTCTTGATAGCCCTGCTCAGTCCAGCCTCTTATGTACTGTACAACGGTCCATGTAGTACACAAGAAGAATTAATGAGGGAAAACGACTTGGTTCACCCCTGCCTCGGGCAAATGCCAGCCCACCTGTGGGACTGATTTTGCTCAGGGACATGGTGGAAAatgcaaaaaaccaaacagggaTGTTGAGTTTGTACCAGAAGGAGACTTGATGATGGGAGAGAACAGTCAGAAGTTTTAGGTATACGTGACATAAGTACTATAATATGTACTATGATGGTAATTATAGTTTATTGACTGTttagatatacatatatgtgttgTAAACAACTTGGGCATGATGTCATGATATGGAATAAGCGGTGAATGCTATAATGGTCATCCTAAGTACTGAATCAGAAATGGACTGCTGGAACTGGGAAAGTCCACCAGGAGTTCTATGATTCAAccaatttcactgcttttccacATCAGgatgcatttttctcctcttttcctgaTGTTAGTGCCTTTTTGCTTGTACCAGAGATTCCTGAGTGCAAGCAAAGGTCAAGCTTAGAGGATTGCTGTGGGGACTGTCTGAATAAGGCAGTGATTGGTGAGAATATACATCGGACAAGACCCTTCCGACGTGACTGTGAATCCCCAGAAACATCTTGAATTTCTATGGTAATTCGAGCTACTGGCTGTCGTTtttctgctggagctgggtCTTCATTTTTCATGACAGCTTCAAATgtcattgtttttctgcaacaaaaagaaagggattttAGACAAGACTCCAAATTTGTAGGAGTTATGAGGCAAAGTGATCCCTGAACAGAAATCCCAGCAGATGGCTGTCCATTGCTCACTGTGCTCTGGTAGGCTCTCATTGCAAGAGCTTCCCTGTACAACGCAGCCACCTAGGAAAGAGTACTAGAGAAACAACTCACTTTTGTCTCTTCATCAGCAGACGTTTTGCCAGGTAAGCCAAAGCAGCCAGGACcatcagaaagaacagaacGGCAAGCACTGCAAAGGCAGATTTATATCCTCCTTGTTTCTGTTCCACATGCTCTGCAGTTCTCACACCTCCGGCAGCTGGAGAACACAAGACAGTGCAACACACTCGTGAGTTCTGCACTACTGACGGCATCACAGTGTAGTGAAGAAGTGCAAGGGCTTGTAGTATTCACACCATTATCATCCCTGATTCTTGTGCCTTAGTAGCAGAGGATGAGGATGATGTCTTACAGTCCTCCTGAGCACTAGCCTACTTGCAATGGTACCACTAATCCTACTTGGCCAGCTCCACCACTACCATCAAAACAGCTCCAGTTACATGTTTGAATGCaattcttctgctttgaatGGCAGTAAACACATCCTCTACAGAAGCTCTCCACAGCAATTACTAGTACCTTCCTCTCAAGAAGGAACTGTTTATTCCTTCAGGTAAATCGGCAATGACAACATACCTTTGGGATACTCTTCAGGCCCAAAATCGAGATCCATCTGAGAACGTGGATAAGGAATCTGAGGTGCAACAGCTAGAAGGAAACACAgaggagaaacatttttatttcagatggtGGTAACTCTTTCATAATCAACAAATTCAGGAGGGTCAGGCTGGCCTTCTGGATGCACTTGGCATCTCTCAAAAGAAACCTACACACAGCTCTTAGCCATGCGATTCCTCCAAGACTCAAAATAAGGAACCCTTTGAgaagctgcagagccagcaccCAAGGCCACATCTGCAACCAAAGGCAGATAATAACAGCTCCTGACATACATTGCAATTAATCTGTTCAGCCTTGAATGGCAACAAAAACTCCTACTGACAGAcacttctctccctcttccacTCACAAGTATGTGTCAATATGGTACCAGGTGTCAAAAGAGGGACCATATTGGCACAAAACAAACCATGCATAGATCAGCTAGGGAAAAGGATCCCTGGGAAGTTCTAAGCTCTTCTCCAGATGCTTCTGCCTCTCctcatcccagcagcagcaaaaaccATTGTAAGGTATGTTCCACAGGAAGACAAGGCTGAAAGTACCTGGTGACGCTGTGAAATGAACAAAGACAGACCACTCACCCCTGGGGTAGCCTTGAGGTTGATGAAAACGGCGCATCCCAGATATACGGCGTACAGGCAGATctataaagaaacagaagaaaggctTCCTTTCCATATTGTGCCAGGCTTCTAGATAAGGAGCCTGCAGAGCCTGGCAGGGGATTATGTAGCGTTTTGAAAGCCACACGTAGGTCCAGATTCTGCCAGGCCTAGAGTAGAGTCCTGGGTGAGCCATGGCCAGGGATCAGGTGCATCCCCAAGGAAAAACATACCCCTGGAATCCTGGAGACGTTCCAGATCACCTTCCATGGGATATGCTTCATATGTGTCACCAACACGATCAGCATCTGGaatagagaaaagcagaaattctgtCAAGAGCTGTCGCAATATGCTGCTTCTTAAGGGATCCGCAGTGACCAGAGATGGATTGCGTGAGCAACAGGCAGAATCCACACACGTATGAACATTCTTTCAATGCGTGCATGAGCCTGTTTCAGCTGTGGGCTTCGACGTGACAGCTCCCCAGATGCTGTCTCAAGGAAACAGCCTGTAGTTCTAAGCCTGTCTGCAGGACAGACTGCCCTTGCTCACTGGGGACCCTGTGACATCCTTGAAGCATACGTAAACCACATGGGGAGCACATAAGGACAAAAGTGTGCATTTCCATTAGTCATGAGTGCAGAACCTGCTGGACAGCAAACGGCTCTGCTGACACCATCCCAGCCCCTACTTGGGGCACGGGTGAGCAGACTGTGTGTCAGAGCCTGGTTGTTTCTCCAGTGGACCCACCATCCAAGTCTGTTTTGCAGCTCCAGAACTTCATAGCTGTTATGTAAAAGCATGTCGGAAGGTGGGATAAGTTGAGAGGTGATCTTCTCGCTGCCCTGAACGGGGACTTGTTTTCCATCCTTTGCTGTTTCTGAGGTTTTCTCCCTCTCATCTGACTGTGAGTGGGTAGATAATCCCCTGTTGCCTGAAGAGCATCTCCTGTGCACCCTTCTTGTAGGTATGGCAGAGTGATTCCATCAGTCAGTCACCCTCTCACAATCCTGGATGCTCCTAAACTTTTCTACTTCCCCCTTTAGTTCTACCACCAGGCTGAGCAGATCATCCATTTGCTCACACCGCACACGGGTGGTATATCCAGCTGCCCTTCTGTAGCAAGTGACAGGACAGGATTCCCTGCAGCATGAGACTGATACGCAGCAAAGGACAATACATGCTTTCTGATTCAGTCCCTTTTAGAAGGAAGCTCTAAACCATGCCCTAAATGCTTCTGCCTTTGCTGATATCACTTCAGGAGACACAGGGATGAAGCTGCTgacaaacactgctgtgcagggcaAAGAATCCCAGGCCATGTCCCTGTGCTCTCTTGATTTGGCATCTGCTCTTTCATATCCAGATCAGAAAGACCATTGTAGGTATGTTCCACGGAAGACAAGACTGAGATACCTGGTGACGCTGTGAATGAAACAAAGACAGAACTCACCCTGGGGTAGCCTTGAGTCGATGAAATGTCGCCAGAATACGGCGTACAGGCAGATCTAtagcagaacagcagaaggCT
Proteins encoded in this window:
- the LOC107307923 gene encoding uncharacterized protein LOC107307923, producing MGIMVMFRNPILCHARRYQLTSLASSLQRRVPCWLWTRGSMGQLRERIAPRCCFLLFLLLFLVTPCHGRPRNVAWEALSPDYRVGDTYEADPMEGDLERLQDSRDLPVRRISGMRRFHQPQGYPRAVAPQIPYPRSQMDLDFGPEEYPKAAGGVRTAEHVEQKQGGYKSAFAVLAVLFFLMVLAALAYLAKRLLMKRQKKTMTFEAVMKNEDPAPAEKRQPVARITIEIQDVSGDSQSRRKGLVRCIFSPITALFRQSPQQSSKLDLCLHSGISGTSKKALTSGKEEKNAS